In the Candidatus Zymogenaceae bacterium genome, CGAAGCGGGTGCCCGGATGCAACCGGGCTGTTAAACAAGGCGACTCGAAAAACGGAGAACGGGAGAATTCGGAAAGGACATTTTCGGTGAGCGCCCGCAACCCCCAGGGTTGCACCTGAACCCCGGACGGCGGGCTTCGAAACGGAGAATCGGGAAGGATGTGAAGAGTGGCGTAAGTGGGCGTGAGTACGGCAGAAACGACAAGACCCCGAGGGGATGAACCCACGGGGTCTTGCGTTAACTAAGCACCGCTGAAATCAGCGGATTGAATTTTGGCTCCCCGGGCAGGACTCGAACCTGCGACATGGTGGTTAACAGCCACCCGCTCTACCAACTGAGCTACCGAGGATTAGGTAATTATTCTTTATACCATAAAAGCATTTTATTGCAAATAAAAAATGATAAGAGAGATCTATTTTCTCTTACCACTGTTCTCTCGATTTCTTTGCGATGGAGAAGCGCCCGGCATTCTCTTTAAAATATCGATGGCCTCACCATGCCCCTCCCCATCATACCTCACCCGTTTTTTCCATCCTTCTGAAGCCCACCCCTTTTAACCGCCTTTGAATCTCCTTATTCCCCCCCTATGCCCCCTCTTCTATTCGCTGGCTCCTTTTTTGATCTCCACCAACACAAGCCTGGCAACCGCCTTAAGAGTCTCGAAAACACCGGTCCCTTCGGTTGCCACGGATTCAAAATCCGGTACGGTATTGGGATTGAGAAGTTTTTTCATTTCATCCAGGGGCGCCGCGTTCGGCAGGTCCCGCTTGTTGTACTGGACGACATACGGGATTTTATCAAGGTTATAACCCTGTTCCTCCAGATTCACCTTCAGATTTTCGAGGCTTTCCAGGTTTGCTTCCATGCGCTCCACCTGGGAATCCGCCACAAATACGACACCGTCGACACCCTTGAGAATCAGTTTCCGACTGGCGTCATAAAAAACCTGCCCGGGAACGGTATAGAGATGAAATCTGGTGGTGAATCCGCGAATTTCTCCCAGTGAGAGGGGGAGAAAATCGAAGAAAAGCGTTCGTTCCGTCTCCGTGGCCAGAGAAATCATCTTGCCCTTGGAGTCGGGATTCGTTTTCTTGTATATGTATTGAAGATTCGTCGTCTTACCGCAGAGGCCGGGGCCATAGTAGACGATTTTACAGTTTATTTCTCTTGCAGGATAATTGATAAAAGACATGGAACCCGTTCTCTCTATTCGCTAAAGAGCCTATCGATATCTTCGTCAGTGATCTCGGCAAAGGGTGATACGCCCTCTTCAGTTTTAGACTCAACTTTCTTCATGAGATCATCAAAGATTTTTGTGAGATCCTCTCCGGCCTTCTTGGCGCGCAGCCGCACCAGACCCAAAGATGAACGCTCATCAAAAATCACAACCATGATAACCCTGCGTCCAACTATTGAAATATAGATATTATCCCGATATCCCTCGTGAAATATTATGGTAAACTCTTTTTCCCCCAGGAGCTTTGCCATGCTGCCTGTGGCGGCAATATTTCCTGCGGTCAGCGAGGCAAGGGAAGTCGTATCGAGATTCTCCGTTTCCCCGGTACTGGCGATCAACTGCCCGTTCCGATCCACGAGGAAAAGGACTTTTGCGTTTGTCTCGGTGTAGAGCTTCTCAAGAACTTCGTTTATTTGTTTGAACTGGTCATCATAAAGTATCAGCTGCGTGAAGCTCATCTACCATCTCCCCAATAAAACAATAAGCCTCGGTTCATTCTGAGACTATATCAGAACAAAAATTTTTTTTCAACATTTTTTTTACTTCAACGACAACATTCGCACACATCAGCAATCTCATTCGGAAGACCTTTTTCCTCTTTCATGAACTGAACCAGTCGCTCGGTACAGAAGTACTCACCGCATTCTCTGCACTCAACCAACTTCAATTCCACCTTCCAGTTTTTTAAGTATCGTATGCCGTCCCTATCCTCCATGGTGAGATAATCGGTGGGACAGACATAGACACAGGAGCCGCAGCCGATGCATGTTTCCGACGGGTCCATGTAGGGTGTGGTGGGCATACGGCTGATCCCCCGATTTTGGAACCCTATGGCGTTCGCCCCCACAACCTCGGAACATGCCCGTACGCACATACCGCACAGAATACAGTCGTCGCCGATTTTTTTGAATCTCGTATCATTGACACCAAGACGATCGGCAAGTTTTTGTATCTCCCGGTTGCCCGAAGCCCGGGCCATGAGGAGCTCCAGAATGACGTTCCTGGTGGAAACAACGCGCTCGGTATCGGTGTTGATGATCAAACCGTCGTCGGGATAGTAATTGCAGGAAGTGACGACCCGTGTGCGTCCGCGCTGTTCTATCTCCACCAGACACATACGGCACGCGCCATACGGCTCCAGCGCGTCGTTATGGCACAGGGTCGGGATATACACGTGAGCCCGTCTGGCGATATCCAGGATGCTGTCTCCCAATGATGCGGTAATCTCTTTCCCATTCAGTGTAACGGTAATGGTCTGTTCCATACCTACCTCTATGTAATACGAACCGCGTCCGTGGGGCAGACTTCGTAACATGCCCGACAGCGGATACATATCGATTTATCAATTGTATGGGGCTTCTTGTTTTCCCCGGCTATGGCCGATACGGGACACACCTTGGCGCATCGGGTACAGCCGATACAGGCATCCTTGTCGATGGAGAACTCTATCAGGTCCGGACACACGCCTGCGGGACACCGCTTCTCTTTAATGTGGGCCTCGTATTCATCCCGAAAATATTTGATTGTGGAGATCACCGGGTTGGCGGCACTGCCGCCAAGTGCGCAGAGCGATCCCCAGGTCATGGCGCCTCCCAAATCTTCCAAAAGCTCGATGTCGCCGTCCTTTCCCTCACCTGAGGTGATGCGTTCGAGGATGATGAGCATCTGCCGCAGTCCCTCCCGGCAGGGAACGCACTTGCCGCACGACTCATCCACCAGGAAGTTGATGAAATACTTCGCGATATCAACCATGCAGGTTTGGTCGTCCATGACGATCATACCGCCGGAACCCATCATGGAGCCGAGCTTCGTCAGCTCGTCGAAGTCCACCTTCGTATCCAGGTACTTTTCGGGAATACAGCCGCCGGAGGGACCGCCGGTCTGGACCGCCTTGAAGGCACGGTCATTGAGGATACCGCCGCCGATATCATAGATGATCTGGCGCAGCGTGTATCCCATGGGGACCTCCACAAGACCCACATTTTTGACGCTCCCCACCAGGGAGAACACCTTGGTGCCCTTGCTGGTATCGGTTCCCACCGAGGTGAACCAGTCCGCCCCCCTGCCGATAATGAGGGGGACATTCGCCCAGGTCTCCACGTTGTTGAGGTTGGTCGGTAGGTCCCACAATCCCTTCTCGGCTGAGCGGACATACTTGGCCCTGGGCTCGCCCACCTTTCCCATGATGGAGGCCATCAGGGCCGATGATTCGCCGCAGACAAACGCCCCGCCACCGCGAACGATCTCGATATCGAAGGAAAAGTCTGTACCCAGGACGTTCTTCCCAAGAAATCCCATCTCCCGGGCGTCATCCAGGGCCTTTTTCAGGTTCTTCAACGCTAAAGGATATTCCATACGGACGTAAATATACCCGGTATCCGTACCGATGGCGTATGCGCCGATGATCATCCCCTCGATGACGCTGTGGGGGTCGCCCTCCATGATCGAGCGGTCCATGAACGCCCCGGGATCGCCCTCGTCACCGTTGCAGATAATGAACTTGCGTTCGCCTTCAGCATCAATGACCGTGCGCCACTTGCGGCCGGCAGGAAAGCCTCCGCCCCCTCGTCCCCGGAGATCGGCCTTTTCCACCTCTTCGACGACTTCGGACGGCGTCATATCCGACAGCGCCCTCGCAAGGGCGCCGTAGCCGCCCACGGCGATGTACTCATCGATGTTTGTGGGGTCTATTTTTCCGTTGTTCCGGAGCACCCAGCGCAATTGACCCTTGTAAAAAGGGATATTCTCTTCTGAGAGAATCTCCTTTTTCGTGTTCGGATCCTTATAGAGATTTTTTTTGAAGACCCCGCCCTCGACAAGGGTGGATTTCACAATATCCGGTACCTGCTTGGGTCCCACCCTTTCATAGAATACACCCTGGGGAAGAAAAACCACGAGAGGTCCTCGCTCGCAGAAACCGTGGCATCCGGTCATTTTTACATCAACATTCGCCTTCAAATTCTGGGCTTTCAGCTCTTCTTCGAAGACATGGGCGACCTCCATGCTGCCGTTTGAAAGACAGCCGGTGCCACCGCAGACCAGAATTTTTTGTCGATCCGGATCCTGGGATTCCACCAGCGATGTGCGATAGGATTCTAACTTCGCCGCTGATTCAATTCTCATTAATGCGACCTTCTATTATTTATTATTTATATATGCATTGATAACCCTTTCGATCTTTTCCATGGTCATTTTTCCGTGATTGTCTTCATCCACCTGTACCAGCGGCGCCAGTGCACAGGCTCCCAGACAGTTGACCGTCTCCAGGGTGAACATTTTATCTGATGTGGTCTTGCCCGCTTTGACGTTCAGTGAGCGTTCAAAGCCCTCGGCGATGCGTTTACCCCCCTTTATATGGCATGCGGTGCCGAGACACACCTTGATTTCATGCCTGCCCCGGGGCTCCAAGCTGAACGCCTTATAAAACGTTGCGATATGGTATATCTGCGGCTCGGGGATATCCAGGGTTTCTGATAACTGTGCGACCGCCTCCCTGGGAATATAGCGATACTCGGATTGAATGTCTTGGAGCATCTGGATGATCCGGGATTTCTCCGAGCCGAAGGAATTAATGACATTCTCAACAAACGCGGGGTTGTATGACATACAATACGATCCTCTGCGCTTACATTTCGGTGAGTTTTAATAGCTTTTCGTATTCAGCATCCACCCGTTCTTGGATGGACTGAATATCGTCCTCAGTCAGGTGGCGAAATCGCCCCTGGCCCTTGAAATATTCGGTGACGGGGCGTCGTTTTGCATTCTTTTTTTTCATTCTGTAGACGCCGTCTTCCACTTCATACAGGGGAAATATCCCCGTCTGCACCGCCAGCTTCCCGTACTTGATTGAGAGGTGCGAGGGAATGCGCCATCCCGTGGGACACACGGAAAGACAATGGATATATGCAGGTCCCCCGGAATCGACGGCCTTTCTGATCTTCTCCTGGAGATCGAATGGATAGCTCGAACAGGCGGTGGCCACATACGGGATATTATGGGCCGCGGCGATTTTCGGCATATCCTTTTTCCAGGTGCTCTGTCCCTGGGACTTTTTCCCAGAGGGAGAGGTGGTGGTTGTGGCGCCGAATGGGGTGGAACTGGAGCGCTGGATTCCCGTGTTCATGTATGCTTCGTTGTCGAAACAGACATAGATGAAATCCTCGTGCTGTCTCTCAAGGGCGCCGGAAAGGGCCTGCAGCCCGATATCGCTGGTTCCCCCGTCTCCGGCCATGCCTATGGAGATGACGCGTTTATCCGGGATACGCCCCTTCCTCCTGAGCACCTTTAATCCCGCCGCCATCCCTGAGGCGACGGCGGCTGCGTTCTCGAAGGCAACGTGAATCCACGGCACCCGCCATGCAGTCAATGGCAGGGGGGATGAAACGATCTCCATGCAGCCGGTGGCGTTTCCTATAACGATATCGTCACCCAGGGCCTTCAGTACGTGACGGACGGCCAGGGCTTCTGCACACCCCTGGCACGCCCGATGTCCCTGGGCGAAATTCTCCACCTGGTTCATCAGGTTGGGTGCGAAAACCGAGTATGTATCTGTACGTGTATCCGTATGTGTGTCCACGCGAGTGTCTGTGTATGTGTCCATCATTCTCTTAATCCAACCATATAATAATTTTCCCACCGGCCCATTTTTAACGCGTCCATGGCGGTGTGGTATATTCCGGCAATCTGGTCAGGCGGTACATCCCGACCGGAAAGGCCTGCGATGAAATCAAAGATGTTCGGCTTTGCATCAGCATTGTACATGACCGATTTGATTTCGACCGCCAGCGGACCTCCTATGGAACCGAGGGACAGAGTGCGATCTATTACGAGTACATTCTTGAATTTTCTCAGGGTGGAAATCACGTCGTCTACCGGGAAGGGCCGAAACAGACGAATCTTAACCAGACCGACATTAATCCCGTTTTCCCGCATCTCATCTACGGTCTCCATGACAACGCCGGAAAAGCTCCCCATTGTCACGAAGACGGTATCCGCATCGTCGGTACGATATTCCTCCACCGGGGTATATGTGCGTCCGGTCAGTTTTCCCCATTCCTCCCATATTTCGCAGATGACGTTATACGATTCGTGGAGGGCCACTTCATGGGCCTTCTTCGTCTCAGTGAAGAGTTCCGGCATGGCGAAGGCGCCCATGGTTACCGGATTGTCCGGGTGCATGGTATACAGCGGATCATAGGGGGGAAGAAAGCCATCCACCTCCTCCTGGCCGACCGGCACGTACGGCTCGATGACGTGACTCAGGATGAATCCGTCCATGTTGACGATCACCGGCAGCAGCACCCGCCGATCCTCGGCGATACGAAAGGCACAAATCGTCTGATCGTAGTCCTCCTGTCCGTCCTCCACAAATACCATGATCCAGCCGCAGTCACGATTGGCCATGATGTCACTGTGATCATTCCAGATGGTAAGCGGCGCCGAAAGCGTCCGGTTCGCCACAGTCAGCACAATTGGGAGGCGCATGGGCGCCGCAGCGTACAGGACTTCGCTCATAAGCTGCAATCCCTGGGACGCGGTGGCGGTATAGGTCCGCGCACCGACGGCGGAACTGCCACAGCAGGCACTCATGGCGGAATGCTCGCTTTCCACACAGATATATTCCGCATCCAGCTCACCGTCGGCCACCAATTCAGAGAGGTGCTCGACTATGTGAGTCTGGGGCGTAATGGGATATGCGGCGATGACGTCCACCTTGGCCTGTTTCACTGCCTCGCTCACCATAAGGGAAACTTCCATGCCGATTCGATTACTCATTTATGATACTTCCTCCTGCATGGAAATACAACCGCTCGGACACTGCTGGGCACAGATACCGCACCCCTTGCAGTATTCAAGATCGGCCGAGAAGTATCCGTCTTTCTTCTGGTAAATGGCCATGTCCGGACAGAAATTCCAACAGACGGCGCATCGGATGCACTTGCTCTCGTCAAAAACGGGCTGCTGGGATTTCCAATCTCCGGTCTTATAGCTGATTGAGTTGCCAGGCTCGTCTACGACGTTCCCGACAGTCAAATCCCTCCAGGTATATTCTTCCATCGGTTTAGCCAAAACGTCATACCTCCATCTTCGTCTCAGAAATGGCCTTTTTGAAGGCGCTTATGTTCTTTTCGGCGATCCTGCCGAACCGATGTTTAAGCGGCTCCAGCATCGATTCCTCCTTCACCACATTTGATGTGACCACCAGGGATCCGAGCATGGTTGTGTTGGTGATCGGGAGGCCGAGCACCTCCTTGGCAATGGCCGATGCGTCGACAACCGCAAGACGAGACTTATAGCCGTACTGCTTTCGTATCTCAGACACGGTCTTGTTGGTGTTGATGATCACCAATCCATCGCCGTTCATACCGTTCTCAGGATTGATAATCTCAAGCAGACTCGGGTCCAGAACCACCGCGAAGTTCGGCTCGTATATCTTCGATCGAAGACGAATGGGTTTGTCATCAACCCTGGCAAACGCCATGACCGGCGCGCCCCGACGCTCGGGACCGAAATTCGGGAACGCCTGGGCATACCTATCTTCAGATATGGCCGCATAGGCCACCATCTCCGCGGATGTTACCGCTCCTTGACCTCCCCGGCCGTGAAAGATAATCTCAATCACAGGACCTCCTGTCATACCGTAACTGCAAGAAAGAATATTACGGGGAATCATGGAATTATGAAATAGTTTTAAATCCTCCCATTTTTCTTCGATTTTGTCAAGATTATTACGAAAAATATAGTAAACTTTTATTTCTATTTTGTATGGAAACCGCTCACATTTCCCTTCGATTATTCAACGCCGCCTGCAACGTTGCGGGATCGAAGTATTCCAGGTCTCCCCCGGCGGGGATTCCCTGGGCGATGCGGCTGATGGATATCGAAATCCCGGAGAGCGCGTCCTGGATGTAGTGAGCGGTCACCTCGCCCTCTTTGGTTGGATTGGTCGCGATGATGATCTCCTTCACGTTGTGTTCCTTCACCCTGGCAACCAGCTCCTGTATCCGAAGCTCTCCCGGTCCTGTACCGCTCATGGGAGAGATCACCCCGTGAAGAACGTGGTAGAGCCCCCGATACGAACCCGCTTTTTCCAGGGCCCTGAGATCCCGGGGATCCTCAACCACGCACACTACCGATGCATCTCGCTTCGCATCCGTGCAGATACGGCACGGATCGGTGGGGGAAAAATCAAAACAGACGGAACATGAGGTTATTTTTTCTTTGACCTCAATGATGGCCGAGGCGATGGACCTGGCGTCCCGGGCGGACATCCCCACAACGGCATACGCCAAGCGTTGGGCGGATTTCTCCCCGATGCCGGGGAGCCGGGTCAGCTCGCGAGTGAGCCTCCTGATAGGTTCATCATCCCGGGACATGTTATATAGACAGGCCGGGGATCGACAGTCCGCCGGTCACCTTGGCCATCTCATCCTTGACCATATCCTGGGACTTCGCCAGCCCCTCGTTTACGGCCGCCATGATCAAGTCCTGAAGCATCTCCACATCATCGGGATCAACCACACTCGGCTCGATGGAGATGCTCATCAGCTCCTGGCGCCCGTTGATCACCACCGTCACCATGCCGCCGCCGGAGGACGCCTCTACTGTTTTCATGGCCAGCTCTTGTTGGATGCGCATCATCTCCTGCTGCATCCGCTGGGCCTGTTTCATCAAATCCTGTATGCCTCCGCTCCCTTTTGCCATGTCATCCTCCTGGCTGTCTGCTATTTCTTTCCCGGTGTATATCCCTCTACATCGACATCTTCGAACACTTCAAATATATGCCTGGCTGTGTCGCTGTCGATCAGTTTCTGCCTGTTGTCATTAGTACCTTTCGCCGGGGCGCCGGCGGTCGTTTCTCCCCTCCCCTCCTCAGATATCGGCGATTCCCCCGATTCCGACGCGTCCACCGTCTCTATGGTGAAGTCCATCGGCCGCCTGAAATATCTGCTCAACTCATCCCGAAGCTTCTCTGCACGCTCAGGTTCATCGAGATCAATAAAACTGCTCTTTCGGGGCATTCGCACCACCAGCCGATCCCCCTCAAGAAGAACCGTCCCCTGCTGGGTAATCATGGAGTGCATCCTGGGGTCCTTGTTTTCCAGAAAAGAGAGGAACCCCGCCGCATCCCCGGGCTGATCCGATCGTGGTCGCGGCTTATCCTCGGGATACTGCTCCGGCCGGGCGGTGGGAGCTTCCTGGGGACTCGGCCGGGGGTCACTCAGGTCTTTTTTTTTCCGTTCCCCTCCGGGTCCTGGACCCCCGCCCGTGATTGAGGCATCGGCCCCTTTGATGTCCATCGATTGCATCTCTGAGATGATATCCGTGATGGAGCGGATATCTCCGGCACGGGTTATCTTGATCAATGAGAGCTCCAGTGCGATCAGGGGATCCGTGCTCTGGGTGATGCTCTGCTCGGCGTTGAAGAGTATATCAAACATGACGGTCAGGATTTCCGCGTCCACCCGGCGCCCCATTTCGAGAATTTCGCTTTTCTCTTCGTCGGTAAAGGATCCCATCGGGGGATTTTCGACAACACGCCCGAGCAGTATATGACGAAACACCTCCACCAGCTCCCGATAGTAATGAACAATATCATAGCCCTGGCCGTACACGTCCGCCAGTATATCCAGGGCGGCGGTGGTGTCCCTCCGGGTCAGGGCGTCGGCCATCCGGTAGATGAGGGCGCGGTCGGACAGCCCCAGGACCTCCCGGGCGTCCTGTTCTGTGACGTTCGTTCCGGCAAATCCGATGATTTGATCGAGAAGGCTCTGGGCGTCCCGCATGCTCCCCTGGGCCTCCCGGGCGATGATCAAGAGCGCCGCAGGTGTGACGGCGATACCCTCGGCTTCGGAGATGTTCTGAAGATGCCGGACGATCTCGGAGACGGCGATTCGCTTGTAATCAAAGCGCTGAGTTCTGGAGAGCACCGTCATCGGTATCTTGTGCGGCTCCGTAGTGGCGAATATAAAAATAACGTGTCCCGGCGGCTCTTCCAGTATCTTCAACAGCGCATTAAAGGCGTTGGTGGAGAGCATATGAACTTCGTCGATGATATATATATTATAGCGGCCGGCCTGGGGCAGGTAGCGCACCCGCTCCCGGAGGTCGCGGATGTCGTCGACGCCGGTGTTTGAGGCGCCGTCGATCTCGTACACATCGGTGACGCTCCCCTCGGTAATGCCGACACACTGAGGGCAGCGGTTGCAGGGGGTCGGTGTGGGCCCCTCGACGCAGTTGAGCGCCTTGGCGAGAATCCGCGCCACCGTCGTCTTGCCGACACCCCGGGGACCGGTGAACAGATACGCATGGGCGATCCGTCCCGAGGTGATGGCATTGGACAGAGTCCTGGTGACGTGGTTCTGCCCGATCACGTCCTCAAAGGACTGGGGGCGGTATTTTCTTGCGATTACAAGATACGACACGACGTCTCACACATGCCCCGGATGAAATGATCCGGATGACGTTTTCTGGTTGTACACGATTTTCGGCGATCTGAAGAAGATGCTTCATCAAGACCGGTCGGACGGCACACCAACGCCGACCGTCCGGGCGTTTTGGAATTTCCGATTATAACGTGGATTATCGGAAAAGACAACCGGATTTTACCCCTACCGGAATGGTTTCAGATATCGCATCCCCGGTATACAGTGGAAGTGGAGATCATCACACCATCCCCGTCATGTACACAATCACGCATATCCGGTGAGACGGCACCCCAAGGTGTTATGTTGTGTATTTGTCTTGACAAAAACAAGAGCGAAACAGTACAACATGAGGAGCGACGGCTCTCTCACATCCCGCTCGATCTTTTCTCGACCGGCCTTCTCGATACCGGACAATCCCGTCGACCGGAATTCCTCGGTGCTCTCACTTACGGGTGGGCAATACATAATCTTATGGAGAAGAACGATGGAAGAAAACGGTAACAAAATCACGCTTACCAAAAATCACAAGCGGGTTATCTTTGGATGCCTGTCGTGCCTGGTCATTATCGGAGTGCTGTACGGTCTTCTCTGGATGGTCGTGATCATGACCGGAAAGAAGATGTTCAACATATTCGACAAAGTCGTCGAGTCGACGGAAACCCGATGCGATGTCTTTGAGAATTCCGCATCCGGGTACCTGGACGATCAGGGCGGATTTTGTTCCTGGCAGATAACGACAAAATCCCCGAATACCGAGGTGTTGTTCGTGTGCGATACCCCCTCCGCCGATTTTCGGATTCAGCTTTTGGCATCGGACGGCGAAACGGTATTGACGGAATACATCCTGCCCGAGAGGCTCACCATATCCCTCCCGGAAGCCGGTACATATTGGCTGATAATCTATTCCACTGGGGAAAGCGGGGCGTGGAGCGCCACCTGGTAAATCCGACCGGGCCGTCTCACCCCCATACGAAACGGGCATCCAGGATAGCCAGGTTGATCCGCGGCACATAGAGCGGCTCCCTACCGCTGCTTCCTTCCGGACCTGACGGGGTTTAGGAACATCTATTGCGCGGGACCCAGCTATCCTGGATGCCCCTTCATATTGCATTGAAATTCGATGCTTTTTCCCGAGCCCGAAGCCGATTAAAACATCGGTCGAATGCTCGGCGTCAATAAACACCGTATGAATATTATTATTACTTCAAATGGTGTGTCCTGTCAACCCTTCCATGAAAAAGTCGACGTCCCTCCCCCACATTCCGTCCGCCTTGTCTCAAAGCGAAATCGAACGGGCACACCTCTAATGAAACTGAAAAAATATCGGCTCGAACGGTATAATAAAAAATCCATTTTTTAAGCCTTAAAAAAAACGGCCCACTCTCTAAGGGCGGGCCATTCCTTTTTTTCACTGGCGGAGAGGGTGGGATTCGAACCCACGGTACGCTATGAACGTACACACGATTTCCAATCGTGCACCTTCGGCCTCTCGGTCACCTCTCCGCTCTGATTGCCGTTTGTTCTTCTTCTCTCTTTCCCGATACCACCCTCGCCTCGTAATAATTCAGCATATGTACTGATATAGATGAATCCTGGCGGAGAGGGTGGGATTCGAACCCACGTGGGAGTGTTACCCCCCAAACCGATTTCGAGTCGGCCCCGTTATGACCACTTCGGTACCTCTCCCGTATCTATCTTTTCTCGATGAAAAAACGCGTAATCATCTCTCTCGCCTCGTCCTCACCGATGCCGGCCGTCACCTCAACCCGGTGATTGAGCCTCATATCCCCGAGCAGCTTGAAGAGGGAATCAACCGCCCCCGCCTTTGGGTCGGGGGCTCCGTAGAACAGCCGCCGTATTCGCGAATGGAGTATCGCTCCCGCGCACATGACGCAGGGTTCCATGGTGACGTACAAATCGGCGCCCTCCAGGCGATAATTCCCGATTCGCTCGGCGGCATCCCTCAGTGCAAGTATCTCCGCGTGGGCCGTGGGGTCAGAACGGGCGATCATCTCGTTCTTCCCGCGACCGATAATTCGGTCGTCCCGGACGACCACCGCCCCCACCGGCACCTCATTGGATTTATACGCATCCCGCGCCAAATCCAACGCACAACCCATAAAAACCTCCGGGCTATGCGGCCCGGTATGAACGGACGGCTCTCTCAAACCCATAGCGGATCGATACATCGAGCGTATATCGGAATACGATTACACCCGATTATGAAAAAAATATTGTAGCACCTTTTTTCAAACATGCAAGCAGAAAAGTAAATATATGATCTCAATCATATTCCAAACATCACGGCTCACAGATGAATCTTATCTCAATGCTCAATTTTTCAACTTCGCTTCCTCTATTTAAAAGATACATCATCAACCGTCTTGACGACTGCGGGCATCCCCCGAATTTAATGAGCTAACCACGACGAAATTTGTTTGCTTTTTTTGCTCTACATGATATCATTCTACCATCCTCTGGCATTTCGTCAGCGGATATTTCCACGTTTGGAGAATGGTTTTTGATAGGAGAAAAAGATGAAGCGAGTTGTTCTCTCTTTCGTTCTGTGTCTGTTCATTGCAGTACCCCTTTTCATCATGGGATGCGGCGGCGAAGAACCGGCACCGGCCGATGAGGCGGTTACCGAGGAAACCGCACCAGCTGCTGAAGAGCCCGCCCCCGTGGAAGTCGAGGAAGCCCCTGCGCCCGAGACAGCCATCGATTGGCAGAGATTGGGTGTAAATCTTTCTCTTGAGGGGAAAACAGACGAGGCCCTGGAGGCGTTTAACAAGTCAATCGAGCTTGACCCAGAGCTGGGATACGCCTACTACGGCCGCGCCGAGGTTTAC is a window encoding:
- a CDS encoding tetratricopeptide repeat protein, whose amino-acid sequence is MKRVVLSFVLCLFIAVPLFIMGCGGEEPAPADEAVTEETAPAAEEPAPVEVEEAPAPETAIDWQRLGVNLSLEGKTDEALEAFNKSIELDPELGYAYYGRAEVYKKLGMNDEALADYDTACGLEIDAACSAAESLRAQIGG
- a CDS encoding 2-oxoacid:acceptor oxidoreductase family protein; amino-acid sequence: MIEIIFHGRGGQGAVTSAEMVAYAAISEDRYAQAFPNFGPERRGAPVMAFARVDDKPIRLRSKIYEPNFAVVLDPSLLEIINPENGMNGDGLVIINTNKTVSEIRKQYGYKSRLAVVDASAIAKEVLGLPITNTTMLGSLVVTSNVVKEESMLEPLKHRFGRIAEKNISAFKKAISETKMEV
- the dnaX gene encoding DNA polymerase III subunit gamma/tau, encoding MSYLVIARKYRPQSFEDVIGQNHVTRTLSNAITSGRIAHAYLFTGPRGVGKTTVARILAKALNCVEGPTPTPCNRCPQCVGITEGSVTDVYEIDGASNTGVDDIRDLRERVRYLPQAGRYNIYIIDEVHMLSTNAFNALLKILEEPPGHVIFIFATTEPHKIPMTVLSRTQRFDYKRIAVSEIVRHLQNISEAEGIAVTPAALLIIAREAQGSMRDAQSLLDQIIGFAGTNVTEQDAREVLGLSDRALIYRMADALTRRDTTAALDILADVYGQGYDIVHYYRELVEVFRHILLGRVVENPPMGSFTDEEKSEILEMGRRVDAEILTVMFDILFNAEQSITQSTDPLIALELSLIKITRAGDIRSITDIISEMQSMDIKGADASITGGGPGPGGERKKKDLSDPRPSPQEAPTARPEQYPEDKPRPRSDQPGDAAGFLSFLENKDPRMHSMITQQGTVLLEGDRLVVRMPRKSSFIDLDEPERAEKLRDELSRYFRRPMDFTIETVDASESGESPISEEGRGETTAGAPAKGTNDNRQKLIDSDTARHIFEVFEDVDVEGYTPGKK
- the recR gene encoding recombination protein RecR — encoded protein: MSRDDEPIRRLTRELTRLPGIGEKSAQRLAYAVVGMSARDARSIASAIIEVKEKITSCSVCFDFSPTDPCRICTDAKRDASVVCVVEDPRDLRALEKAGSYRGLYHVLHGVISPMSGTGPGELRIQELVARVKEHNVKEIIIATNPTKEGEVTAHYIQDALSGISISISRIAQGIPAGGDLEYFDPATLQAALNNRREM
- a CDS encoding YbaB/EbfC family nucleoid-associated protein — its product is MAKGSGGIQDLMKQAQRMQQEMMRIQQELAMKTVEASSGGGMVTVVINGRQELMSISIEPSVVDPDDVEMLQDLIMAAVNEGLAKSQDMVKDEMAKVTGGLSIPGLSI
- the tadA gene encoding tRNA adenosine(34) deaminase TadA, yielding MGLREPSVHTGPHSPEVFMGCALDLARDAYKSNEVPVGAVVVRDDRIIGRGKNEMIARSDPTAHAEILALRDAAERIGNYRLEGADLYVTMEPCVMCAGAILHSRIRRLFYGAPDPKAGAVDSLFKLLGDMRLNHRVEVTAGIGEDEAREMITRFFIEKR